GTGTGGAACGCCAGAGATCAAGCAAGGTAGTTACGACCTAATATGAAATTCAGTTTCGCTCTCTCTGAAACGGAGCCGGAAGAGCGCAGAACTCTTTCACCTTTCACTTCCAAGGAAGAACAACTTGAATGGGTGCCCCTCCAGAAACACCCCGTCttctctgcctccatcaatgacggTGCCGGCGCCGTTTCCTCCTCTCCGGCGCTGTCAAACCTCATCGCTTGGGACGGTGCCTCGCGTCTTTACTTGTGGGACTCCAATAAGTGCTACCTCCATCGCTTCTCCATTCGTTTGGGTGATCCTGAGCCCACTTCTGTCGTTGCTGCCTCGTCTTCTAAGGTCGATTCtctctcacccccccccccctcacacacacacacacacaagagtTGCATCAATGCCACTCTTCTTCGTTCCCTTCCACATTAAATTTTTTGGTGGTAGAAATActggttttgaaatttttggtaTTGCATTTTTGAATGATTTGCGTTTTAGGGTTTGAGTAGTTGAGGTAATCTAAATTAGTTGCTTTgtaggatctctctctctctcccctcaatgtTCATCACTTCGTAATCAGTCCTCAATCtagtaaagttacacatcatatactccgtatttgttctacttatcttaagacctcttgattccaatgTAGATCGTCATAACTCCAATTTATCATTAATCCTTGCAGTTGTCTCAGCCACTAGTACAATAGGTGTTTACAATGGCTAAATCATAAGCCACATCAGAATCTAAAACTGAGATCCCCTCTTTATTCATCTCTCTAAACCATATCCTCCATGTACACCTTTATAGCCTCGATGAATTCTCCCAGTATGTCCATTCAGATCATCCTCTATAATAATCTTTTCTCCTTGACTAAAATCTTGTACTAAttcatccatgtgttcccaaaattgtaactCACTAATTTCATCCAATCCTGCTTGGAGTGTGTAAGCACAAATTATATTGACAACCTTTTTCTCCAACTTGAGCTTTATGGATATAGTCTTATCTCCAAAATTTTAACATCCAACACATCATTCTttaaatctttattttatttctattacTTTTATCCTGTGTACCAAAGTTTAAAGTCGTCCAACTCGTTAGCTTTTTTACCCTTCTATCTAGTCCCTTGAATACAGGTTATGTTAAAACTTCGTCTTTTCATGACATCAATCAATTCTAGACTCTTACATGTTAAAAATCAAACGTTCCAGGATGCTAACCTAATCCTATGCTTTTGGACTAGCTTATTTACTTGCATTTGTCCATGATGCGAGAACCTTTGCTTACTTGTCACCGCATCCAGGTGCCAAGGTGGCACGTCGCTTAGAGGGGACACATTAGCTAACCCATGCTCCGTTTTCACTACACCTGGTCATATTGTAGCGTGTCGCTTAATTTGGTGTGGAACTCCCTAGCATAAAGTTGATAATATAAGGTTGTAGAGTCCATATTAAAAGGGTTTGGCtagggtgtttttttttttttccagtgcTGGTTTCCAACTTGACAACTAACCTTCCTCTATCTGGACTATGGACTGGCAGCAAAAGCTGGCAGAGTCCCCCTTCCCTCGCGAACCCTGCACTTTTTACATATCATATGGAGTTTCGCTTCgacatttttcaaaaccaaaatatattgTGAAATTTCAGCAAAGATATGAACATTGTTCTCATTAAGTTGAATCTATCCATTAGAGAGGGGGGAAAATGAAGGGTAAAGGAATAAAATGAACAGAGAAATCAACGCATCTTCACAGACCAAGAACTACAAGATCAACCCTTTCATTCTGGGGTGACGGAGGGATCGTACCAttcaagcctttttttttttttttttatgcttttccGGAGGTCTGGAGAAAGCTGCAATCAATAGGTTGACAAGCCTCCCTTCCCGAAAGGAAGAACGTGAAGGAATTATATTAAGAAAAAGTAAATTATTACGAGAACGGACGGTTGCTTCATTTGCCTCGCATTAATCGTGATGAAATTGTTGCATATTTCGTATGCGGAGAACTGGGGATATTGAACAAAAGGAAGTGGGGGATTAAATAACATATGATACTTTGTGACGAATGTAAAACCTCAAGTCTACCTACACGTATTGTAATTCTAAGTTTGCTAAGTAGAAAATGGCATTTATTTTCACTAAGGGAGAAAAAAGGTTGCCCACCGAGTGAAGCAATTCAGATAGCCAACTTCCCTAAGAGTCTTATGTTTTCTTATATAAGACTTTTTTGTCATAGTTtacatatattcttgagaacatgTTAATGTAAGACAaggtttgacaagccaaactagaccTAAACTGCAGGAAagtttaaaccaaagaacaaccaataaccacCCAATACCAGACagcaacaacagtccagaaATAATCAGTCAACAGTCCttgaaaaccagaattttcaaaccCAGAAATTGGAGTTTCTATAATCAGATATCAACACCATACAATAGGACTAACCAGCAACCAGAATAGGATATCAACAGTCCACAAACCATAACAGGAGTACAGGACAATAACAGTCCAGCAGTTAATCGATTTCAGACGACCAGTATTGATTAGGACAGAACAGTAGTAAATTAAATGAACATAACCAGAAACTTCAGATGACTCTTAGAGGTTCAAATCAGCAGCAATAATGATCCACAGTCTTAAGACAACAGTATAATATCAGTCACAGCAATCGGCTTCAATTCTGGACACAACAgatcactaaaagacaaaaagatggagattttgaatatctcacTGAGGGCTGCACAGAAATTGTTCAAACTTGGATCGATCCTTAGTGGTGTATGGAGGAACAATCGATCAGATTTAGAGAGTAAACTGACGGCTGGAACTAATCCCAGCAGTAGATGCCAATTGGCTATTTTGACAGAAATCTGGGCAGAAAAGTAAAGCTATAGATACCTGGTTGTAGCAGCAGTAATCACTtgagaaataagagaagagaaattgCAGAACCCTCCTGGACTTTACGTTGCAAGGTGTCACCTGGATCTGACACCAAGCCCAGAGACCATTGGCAGCAGCAGcatattttttcattcaataaaaatcGTGGGTCTTAGGTATGatgcccttctttatttataatgatggggggggggttgtttaCAAAATAGGAACTCAAAAGCTTCTTAATGTTGACTTACTAAATTGGAAATTgtaaactaatgaaattagaaacaaacttGAAacaggaattagaaactaattagaggactgaaattagaaactaaataataatctaataaccccatcaatccccaactaaaaaggaaactaacttgtaatcccgtactcaatcttagagcccctcttttaaaTCCATAAAAGTGGTCCAATACGCttcaaaccacatggactgaaggcccaacacataaacaacccaaccctaagtttattcctaataaaacaagcctattttggttattaatctgcatcacatgTTTTTATGGGCTTATACAccatttaagaaggttttgCTTTATTATGGAATAAACAAACTTGATTTCAACATGTGCCTTTAAATGAATAATTTCGAGGGTACAACACCATAGATAAACTATGCTGACAGCTATATCTTTACAACAATGACATTTCTTCAGAAAGTTCATTTTCACATTGAGGTAGATCATGCATTCGCGGAACAAGTGGCTGGTCTTATTCTGGATTTTAAGTCATTACATAAGTTTTCTGTCATGTTTCTTTGGGTTTGTATtgggaaggtctaattttgtaCACTAGTGTGATTTAGTTGCCGTGTTTGGAAGCTTATTCAGTTACATTTCCGATGAGACAGATGTTGTGGTTTGGAGCTTTATTGGGGAAGTTGTGACCAAGTTTGTAGGAGGATGTCAGACATTGACTGGATTTATGTGTTAGGAAGTTTGATTTTGTTAGGAATTCCATTTGGAGTCTATttgattattttctttgttgatAACCTTTATTTGTTTGGGCAACAGTTTAAGTACTTATTGGAGTCTCTATATTTTAACTAAAGTGGAGGTAATTGATAAAGGCTGAGTCATAGCAGAAATATGAATATTAGGGAGTTAAAAATACATGCTGTTGGAGCTTGTAATTCGGAGTTTCAGGTTATGAAATGAAAGATTATTGGTTTAGTGCCAGAATTGCTCGGGCTCTTGGCTGTAGTCAAGCACTCAAGCCTTTGCTACTGTTGCTATTAATTGTTGGTTTCTTAACCACTTTTGTTTTGTGAATTTCCCTACTGTTATGGGTCTGTTACCctgattatttttttctttttcccttaccTTTCCTGAATCATCAAGTATTGTGGTCCTGCACAAATAAATACAATTGAAATTAATTGTTTAGACCATGAATAAGTTCTGATCAAGTTAGGGAACTCAAAATCTGAATGCATGTAATTTTGTGCTTTTCAATATTTAAGCAGAAAATACAAAGAGGCTTATTGGgtgtggggagggggagggaacTTTTTTGGGGCACTTTTATTTTATAGTGAAGAATCTGATCAATAAGAAGTTATGGATATTGTTAATTGTTGCTCATTTCTTATTTAGTTTGCCTACGCAAGTTTATACTCTTATGTTGACTACATGCTGTTTGGTCTCAATAATTGACAAATGGCAGTAGTTTCACAGGTGTTGCAACCAGATATTCAGGTGGACTTTGTGGTCAACAATATCTCCATCAACAGAAATGGATCAGCTATGCTACTGGAGGGTTCTAATGGCCTATGCGTCATGTATCTGTATGGGCGAACTTCTACAAAAGATAATACCATTATTTGCAGGTAAGCCGTTTTAGTGAATTTCTCTAGAAATGATGCAAATGATATGTGGGGAGGGTATAGACTTACACTTGAGATAGGGAAATCCACCCCTTCTTGTGCCGCAAGATGATTTTAAATGGACTTACAACTGGTCATTATTCTTAAATTTCTAATTATATCAGCTTGTTTAGCTATTTAGGTACCCTTTCTTGATGAccagtttaaaaaaaattgtttccttATTTGGTCCTATGTGTACTTGATGGTTGATCACTTATATTGCTCTGAAGTGAAGGTACATGCAAGATGGTATTGATTCTAATGTTTCAGACTTCTTGTTCTGCCTTTTTGAACTCTTGACAGGACTGTCAAACTTGGTTCTGGAATTTATTTTGACAGTAACAGTTCTGTACGGACTTTGCAAGTTTTATGGCACCCATATACTGATACTCATTTGGGAATTCTTTCTTCTGATTCAGTTTTCAGGTATAACTTTCTTTGAGAACTATCTTGGTAGAGGGACCAAAGTAGCCCGTTCTTGATTTTACGCTATATTTTCTAGAAGCTTAATTTGATATAATTGTTTTTGAGTTGCTTACTAGTAAATATTTATTtgtgttgaatgaaatgaatgatAAATGAATATTCACATTGTCCTTCTGTTTGTGAAACTTGGTCTGTTAGCCACATCCTTATCaactattattattaatttcagAAGAAGTCAAAAAATGACCAACttcttaatgtagaactaggattggaAAGGCCAACCTAATCCCAAACTGCGGGATActtatcaaagaacaaccataaataGTCCACAATAATTCAGGCTTAGAAAATTTGGCCAAATAGAAAAAAGTGCAGCCAATTGATCTCTGCAGGAAGTTCTTTTCTGATCAGGTTAGGAACCTGACTTAGGGCTTAACAGAGGGTGTATTAGGCTTGTTCATTCATAGTTTCATAGGCAATATCAAAGGAAACCATATGATGATTAACAGCTCTACCGATTTCTGTCCTGGATAGAACAGATCAATTAAAACAGGGTTTTTTTGGGAGATTTTATCTCACTGATAGCTGGTCAGAATGACCAGATCTTTTGGTTGATTGATGGTCCAGATGGGAGATGACTCGATCCAAGTTTTAGCCGATTCTAATGGCTTAAACCGATGGCAACCAAAATAGAAGCATttgaatttctgggcagaaccGAGAAAGTACCAGATTCAGATACCTGTGATGGATTGAAGTTGAAATTGCAGGTCTTTAACACCTTGAACAGCAAAGGAAATGATAATAAAGTAGAAGAggacctcttgggcttcacatctcagagagtcaactggatcaaacaccagttccatcagccttgatcaaacacaagacaaatctccatggagaagacaatagcagcagtcataatttgtttatcaaaatcattctttgCTTTAgaagcctcctcttctttatatataatgttgatgggggagggaattacaaaatagaaggttcctccaAAGGAAACCTTATTTTAATCTCCTAATACAACACttactaaaaactaaaattagaatctagctgaaaaaggaaactaactactaatgacttgactcaactaataatttcactcctaagaaaacaaatataacttaaattaaacccaacttaaaaaggaaactaatgaaaaaggaaacaaactagtaatcccgtatgtaACCTTAAAGCTCctcttttaggcccataaaagtggcctattacactcaaaacacatgggatcaaaggtacaacatgtatggaacctaatcctaggcttattcctaataaaacaagcctagtttggtggaGAATCTGCATCACTTCTATTTCATGTTTTCATGATTCAAAATTGTTGCTCATGAGTCGCAAAAATAGTGGGAAATAGCTTGCAGCAATCAATATTTTATGACACTAATATCATACGTCTATATAAAGTTATAGGCAATTAACAATGTGTACATTGCAAATGCAGTGATAGCGGGTCCTGAGGTCTATTCCCATTTTAATGTGTAAAGTTGTTGTGTCCCCTCTGTATTATATTACTTTTTGTACCCTGTATTGACCTATTTGGGAGGCAAGGAACTTCTTTTTTAGAGGTTTCATTTTGCCTAATCCTCATGCTATTTCCATTTGGGCTATGACCATGCTCACTAGGGGGTGTACTGGGAGCGAAGGTGTGGTTTTATCCATGATCCATACTGGTAATATTTGCTCGGATCTTATCATACCATTAAGTGTTCTCTTATATCCCATGACATTATATTCAACTTTGTTTCGAGATTGACTTCCATTTTCTCTTAGGGCCAATTTCAGCTGCAAATAGCTAAGTCCTCTGTCAGAGTATGTCTGCGTGAGTAAGGAGACATCCGCATCCTTGGACAGATGTCCGCATAATGATGCAGACCCCCGgccaagaaaataaatatgagGGGCCTATGAACTCTTCATGTCAAGGGTCTTCCACAACTGACAATGAAGCTAACTAAGCTATTGACTTCCCCAAGACTTCACAACTTTAGAGGACTAGATGTAACTAACTAATTAAATTCGTACGGTCCACTTATCCCTCATATATGGGCTTTTCAAAGTAGGTCCATTACAATAGAAACCATAAAATTCCCAGCCCATGGCCCATATAATCCTTCAGGCTACACATTACGCGACTTATTTAACCCATTAGACTTGGATTTAGGCTTGTTCTGTCGTGAATACTTGTGCTGGAACCTCTCTGGATCTACATCACCAGGTTTGTTAAAATTCTTAATTAGAGTTTgagatttaatttttaattctaTAAAATAGTGTAAAGGCCAAAGAGCCTTCCCATAGTTTCTATGATGAATAAAGCTTGGTTCTTCGCCTCTATGTTCTGTGGGATTCAGAATAGTGTTGTGAGATTCTAAGGTAGGATTGGTGGGATTACAATCAAGCTCCAGGTGAGAGGCTTGGTCCATTTCCTTCTActtctttccatttttcttcttgttcacCATCAAATCAGGTCAGTATTTTGTGGTTTCTAACTTTCTATTATGTTCTTATGCATACACTACTGatccatagaaaaaaaaaaaggtgtccatccattttggagaaaaaaaatcaaataggaGGCGTTTAACAGTAGTTGGGCTTCTATTTTAGTTGGAATAACAGGACTGTAATATAAtcctttctctgttttcttttcttctgcatgtgcttttgttattattattattattttttttttacagaatgCAACTCCTGatccataaaaaaattgatccaacCATTACAACATACAATATATTAAACAATCAATGAGGTACCCAACAAGCCAGTCAGAAGCAGCCCAACCACCTGAAAACTCAACAATGTAGCAACTCTCCTATCAACGATGCTTTGGAGCATGCACCCCTTCCCAATGAAATCATAATGATTTAACACATAAATCATGAGTACCAGTGGTAGGGATTTGTAATTTATGAATTTCTTTTCGGAGTATTTCTTAGTTTTACTGTGACAATCTGTCTACAACAACGTTTTATCACGTCTTGCTTATACATGTCTAGGAACATTGGTTGTTCAcatgtctatatatatatatatattcaatcaAAGTCATTTTATCCATTAATCATTGATGTTTGCTTTATTTCCTTGCCGAAAGATGttttaaattatattattgttttttttcttggaaattGACGTGTTTCTTTATTCGCAGGCTTTTTGATTTATCGTCTAATCTTGAGCAGCCAGAGCAGGAATATTATTTGCAGCCTGTGGAACCAGGCAGATGCTACAATACGGGATCGATATGCCCTGTTGGCTTTTCATTCGGAGGTGAACATTTGTGGGACAGATTTAGTGTGAGTCCGATTGTTTCTCTTGATGTTACATTATTCTAGTTGCTTTGTTCAAACATATTAATTATAGTAGTGTACTTACTGTTGTTGTTTTTGTGATGTCTGTaggtctttgttttatttgctgACGGTTCTGTCTACATCCTCTGCCCAGTTGTGCCGTTCGGAAGGTATTCTTGTTTCACATTTTTTCCTGCTTGTATGTCATCTGGTTTGATACATACTGCTGGAAGTTCTACCTCAAAATGCTTCAAGTAGTTGGGCGACCTTGCTTTTAATGTAAATAATCTCAGTCCATTGTCAGTAACAAGAAACTTCGGTGTTGTTGAATGGAAGACCGTTTCTTCACGAGTCAGTTACGACTTAAAAGTGGTCACATTATGGGTTATTGGAGGTGCTTGTGAAGTTGACCAAAAGGACACCAATAAATTGCATATATCTGATATGTATGAGTAAAAAGAACCTATCATTTCATGGGTACAACGCAAATAAAAAACTTACCACACTAAATATTGAAATGATTAAATGCTCATAACCATCCAGTCTTTCACACTCTCTTCAATTTTAAGGAAGCTTTGGCAGACCATGCTGCGAAAGAAAGAGTCTGTGGAGGTGTCATGTAACCCTAGGCTCCCAATcgcctccacccccccccccccccaaccaaaaaaaaaataaaaaattgtgcCTTTTTTACTGATATACTTCTGGTAGGATCTTAATGTCTTCCAAAGGGGTATCATATCCCTCTTTCCACATAATGATTTGATCTGTATATTGAGTTTCAATTGACATGAGTGCTTCATTTGGTCAGTGTCTACAGATGGGAATCTATTGTAGAAATATATAATGATGCACAAACGTTTGGGTTGAAATCATCCAATTCAAGAGCTGTTAGTAATTCTAGCATTGCTATTGCTTGGTTAGAAGCGACATTTCCTGAATTAACTCACCAAGACTTGGAAGGGGGCACGATATCAGCACTAAAAGCCCATCCATATGCGCAATTTGATGTATCCCTTTCATTGCAGGTATTTTCTTCTTAATCTTTGTCCAATAAATAAGCTATGACGTGTATTTATTTTGAGTTTCTGTTAGATGAGAAGGGGAACCCTACGCACCCTACCTAGATTATTTGGTGACTTGATAAGTTAATGGATGGTGTAAGATGCTTGTATGCTACATCAATCTGTTAGATTTTGGTTGctttagcaagaaacaagtaTCTTGAGCAGTGGTTATGATGTGGATATATGAGGAGATCAGCATCCTCTGTTCAATGGATTTATCTTAGTTTGGTATCCAGATTCAATGCACAGTGAATGCATGTTTTATAGTTAGTAGTATTTCTGTACAACTTAGCCTCCTTTCTCTGACTTAATGAGATATAGTGATAATTGTggacaacggttaagttgcactattgcaacatgttggtcacaggtttcAAAAcatggaaacagcctcttctgcgaagcagggggtaaggctgcgttcAACTTGCCCCTCCAAACCCTACAGTaacgggagcctcgtgcactgggttgttccaaaaaaaaaaaaaaaaaagtgataattGTGGAGATTACTAGGCTTTGTCAAATCTTTATTATTTCTGTTTGTGGGTGCTACTTAACACATGTATTCATGGTTTTTTATTGAAGCTGAAGTGAAGCATGTTGGACTTCCCAGTCATTGTTTTACCATCTCTGAGGAACTAACAAATCTTATATCAGGGGCCTCTCCGTAAATTATGCCAtggtggggaagaagatgacTCTGAAGGCCAAGGTGCAAATTGTGAAGGTCGTGCTGTGGATTTTCTTTATAACTCAGTCAGCAAAGATTCGATTCTGGTGACTGCATGGAGCAGTGGGCAATTGCAGATAGATGCCCTAGCTGATGAGATTCATCCAGCCTGGAATGTTGGTAGCCGACCCCGTTTTTGTGTTGATTCTCGCGACCATATCTGTGGACTTGCCATGATTTGTGACTCAAACCCGGATGAGCCCTCTGTTGTGAAGCTTGACCAACCTCTTGATGATACTCTTTGGTTGGGACATCCACCCCCTTTGTTGAGACTGGCTGTTGTAGATTTGGCTTTACCAAAAATTGGTGATTATGATAACCTTCTTAAAATGTTCATTGATCCCCTCATTCCAGAGAGGATATATTGCGTTCATCGTGGTGGTGTAGACTCGATAGTCTTGcactttcttcctttcactAGTCAGACAAGTGGAAAGGATGAGACCATGAGAGCTCCTTCAGTGCAGCCAATTCTTGGTACCTGCCGGGGGGTATCAAGCTCTCCTCCTCTTTGTGGTTTAGTGGCACTGGCAGATTCAGTTGGATATTCATGGATTTTGGGAGTAACCTTCTCTCAAGAATGTATCTTGGTAGAGATGAAGAGCTGGGATGTGTTGCTTCCCCATCACATTGATGTTGGTAAAAAACCTGGAAGCTCTGAAGAACTTCCAGAAATTGATCCTCCAGATATTATAAGCAAAGAGCTCCTTAGTGGCCCTAAGGTGGATATCATTCCTCAGGTCTCGCCAAATCTACGATTGATGGCTTCTGATTCCATTGAAGGCCGATCAACTCTTAATCAGTACTTCAAGCTCTTCAATGAGAATTATGTGGAGTATGCACATAAGGTAATCTACTTATATACAATGGCCATTCTTTGCTTATCTAATCCTAATACAGGCACTTCTTACAAGAGATCCATTTCATAATCTTTGGATGCTTCCTAGTTCCTATTGTTGAGACATTTTTCAACCCAAAATTCATGGTATTGAGTTGCACTGTTGGTTGTGCATTTTGGGTATACATCAGAATGAACCAATTTCATTTAGCCCTTAAATATTGTACCAACAAGATAACCACCACCATTTTTACGTAACTCTTATGCTACATATGAGCAGCCAAGTAAATGTACACCATTAGTGGTCAGAAGTCTAAATGTTAaaaaagcatagttgtcaagtgTCACTAAGGCGTCTCGGTGGTTTTCTGTGGGCTGGTGGTTGGTCACCTTATCGTGGTCATGAAAGGCATGCGCCTTGTTATCCTGGTCGATGACTAGGTATTGCCTAGGGCTCCTTGGGATGCCTTGTAACTAGTGCGCCttggcatattttttttttaagttaaatGCATTTTCTAACCATATCATTTGTGTGCAGATGGTCTACTGAAGGTGAAATGCACAAAATCCTGTAGTTTAAAAtgttagaagaagaatcagtaATGAAATGAAATCTGACAGTACGCAATACCTTGTTTTGTTGTTCACTTGTTTGATGTTCACCCCTCTCCGCACGCTGCAACCCTAACTCCAACCTATCACAGTGGATGGGCAGCAACATTCCGGCGTGTGGCCATCCTCCCAGAATgttgatgattaatgattactTGATTTCAAGTTCTGGCAATCTTGATTTGCAGTTTGCACTGTTGTATGATACTATGAGATTGACTGTATTTATCTTTGTATCTGGTATTCTGTTGCACTGTTGTTTATACCCTTGCCTCTTACACTCTTCTCTCATCTTTCTActcacctttttattttttttccatgtagCTGTCTAGCCgaacccattaagttggggTAAGGCCaagttttttgttatttatactCAATACTTATTTCCTTAGTGATTattgatgagttgatgtggcttaatgttgattgttTTTGTCTGATATAAGCATAATTGTATAAGTTATATGTTATAGCATACTAATTGATGGGATCATGGAATAAGAAGGGGAAGAGGGACAATA
This genomic stretch from Macadamia integrifolia cultivar HAES 741 chromosome 2, SCU_Mint_v3, whole genome shotgun sequence harbors:
- the LOC122070451 gene encoding nuclear pore complex protein NUP88; this translates as MKFSFALSETEPEERRTLSPFTSKEEQLEWVPLQKHPVFSASINDGAGAVSSSPALSNLIAWDGASRLYLWDSNKCYLHRFSIRLGDPEPTSVVAASSSKVLQPDIQVDFVVNNISINRNGSAMLLEGSNGLCVMYLYGRTSTKDNTIICRTVKLGSGIYFDSNSSVRTLQVLWHPYTDTHLGILSSDSVFRLFDLSSNLEQPEQEYYLQPVEPGRCYNTGSICPVGFSFGGEHLWDRFSVFVLFADGSVYILCPVVPFGSVYRWESIVEIYNDAQTFGLKSSNSRAVSNSSIAIAWLEATFPELTHQDLEGGTISALKAHPYAQFDVSLSLQGPLRKLCHGGEEDDSEGQGANCEGRAVDFLYNSVSKDSILVTAWSSGQLQIDALADEIHPAWNVGSRPRFCVDSRDHICGLAMICDSNPDEPSVVKLDQPLDDTLWLGHPPPLLRLAVVDLALPKIGDYDNLLKMFIDPLIPERIYCVHRGGVDSIVLHFLPFTSQTSGKDETMRAPSVQPILGTCRGVSSSPPLCGLVALADSVGYSWILGVTFSQECILVEMKSWDVLLPHHIDVGKKPGSSEELPEIDPPDIISKELLSGPKVDIIPQVSPNLRLMASDSIEGRSTLNQYFKLFNENYVEYAHKVFFELKHHATQLKKIIDDQHVRVTEAKKKLLKVEEKQPSLEDRLNHAIQVHEHLEERLQGLRDLPGVRKKPLSRAERQFKSELDRFAGLELDALHSSIEALNGRLRRYSHSPQGNASNSARRQLASRRKPHLPDAQIAHLRSSIEKLSLINDENTKKVKLVESALKSRKTTDG